One window of Aphelocoma coerulescens isolate FSJ_1873_10779 chromosome 17, UR_Acoe_1.0, whole genome shotgun sequence genomic DNA carries:
- the STOM gene encoding stomatin: MADHEAGYPPKSRRAPDDADTGLGVCGWILVITSLVFTVLTFPISIWMCIKIIKEYERAIIFRLGRILKGGAKGPGLFFVLPCTDSFIKVDMRTISFDIPPQEILTKDSVTVNVDGVVYYRVQNATLAVANITNADSATRLLAQTTLRNVLGTKNLSEILSDREEIAHSMQVTLDDATDDWGIKVERVEIKDVKLPVQLQRAMAAEAEAAREARAKVIAAEGEMNASRALKEASMVITESPAALQLRYLQTLTTIAAEKNSTIVFPLPINILQGLLGGKE, translated from the exons ATGGCAGACCACGAAGCGGGGTACCCGCCCAAGTCCCGGCGGGCGCCAG ATGATGCTGATACTGGCCTTGGTGTGTGTGGATGGATCCTGGTGATCACCTCACTTGTTTTCACTGTTCTTACATTTCCTATCTCGATATGGATGTGCATAAAG ATTATCAAGGAGTATGAGCGGGCCATCATCTTCAGACTTGGACGCATCCTAAAAGGGGGAGCAAAGGGACCAG gtttgttttttgtcCTGCCTTGCACAGACAGCTTCATCAAAGTTGATATGAGAACCATCTCTTTTGATATCCCTCCTCAGGAG ATCCTGACCAAGGACTCAGTGACAGTCAATGTGGATGGAGTGGTTTATTACAGGGTGCAGAATGCCACCCTGGCCGTGGCAAACATCACCAACGCTGACTCAGCCACCCGGCTCCTGGCACAGACCACCCTGAGGAATGTCCTGGGCACCAAAAACCTCTCTGAGATCCTCTCTGATCGTGAGGAAATTGCACACAGCATGCAG GTCACACTTGATGATGCAACAGACGATTGGGGCATTAAGGTGGAACGTGTGGAGATCAAGGATGTGAAGTTacctgtccagctgcagagagccatggctgcagaagcagaggcTGCCCGGGAGGCGAGAGCCAAG GTGATCGCGGCCGAGGGGGAGATGAACGCGTCCAGGGCCCTGAAGGAGGCGTCCATGGTGATCACCGAGTCTCCCGCTGCTCTCCAGCTCCGCTACCTGCAGACCTTGACCACCATCGCTGCCGAGAAGAATTCCACCATCGTCTTCCCCCTGCCCATAAACATCCTGCAGGGCCTCCTAGGTGGGAAAGAGTAG